A region from the Biomphalaria glabrata chromosome 14, xgBioGlab47.1, whole genome shotgun sequence genome encodes:
- the LOC129922805 gene encoding uncharacterized protein LOC129922805 isoform X1: MLPKAVFFGELKGGRRNRGAPRKRFKDQLMRQLSLADIEESTWLHAALERDSWRSLTKASGDTFEAKRKSAAEDKRRRRKEKDEKKKMGQFLSNPFSKPRDLFYGQHEVGEATEEIVASLEDSGSLEKSVNANTKPVQDDCKKTVNGHRDMIAVKDFTINSLPEPYHKIDGIYNLTTCLIYLTVRIITKKVSSKRPEFVPNTDKECYPLYENRGNRHMGLGTGRICDVVEERGSKCTCKECKTKCKKSWTIKVFTATHVVFDDEEAEDMTCSLFYDDENKLKEIIKLTGFKKIWSDSGGDLCLLSTVTCNEELSKKLSAKIKEFNKCWSSLQNMHEKDKTQERLVILVSHPHGRAKRISFGFGIDIGRIQGHDFNKFVYSSPTCPGTSGGPVYVLGNNLYATEIVHGGALNDFTEIENIFKREPALVTKLFPSYQTGSSVIPLSFSSVYYTEDTSSEMATENSEELKILNIDPKFKFSNYSARWYPDFITNFIYSFNWFQNT; encoded by the exons ATgttgccaaaggcagtcttttttggtgagctaaaaggtggtcgacgtaacagaggcgccccacggaaacgcttcaaagaccagcttatgcgtcaactttccttggctgacatagaagaaagcacctggttgcatgcggccttagaacgagacagctggaggtcactcacgaaagCCTCGGGAgacacatttgaggccaaaagaaaatctgctgccgaggacaaacgtagacggcgaaaagaaaag gatgaaaaaaagaaaatgggtcAGTTTTTATCAAATCCATTTTCAAAACCGAGGGATTTATTCTAcg gTCAACATGAGGTTGGTGAGGCTACTGAAGAGATAGTGGCTAGTTTAGAGGATTCAGGTTCATTAGAAAAAAGTGTAAATGCTAACACCAAACCGGTTCAAGATGATTGCAAAAAAACAGTAAATGGACATAGAGATATGATAGCTGTTAAGGATTTTACCATAAACAGTCTCCCTGAACCTTACCACAAAATTGACGGTATTTATAATCTTACCACATGCTTAATCTACCTTACAGTCCGAATCATCACGAAAAAAGTCAGCAGCAAAAGGCCAGAATTTGTACCAAACACCGACAAAGAATGCTATCCTCTGTATGAGAATCGTGGAAATAGACATATGGGCCTCGGAACGGGTAGAATTTGTGACGTGGTTGAGGAACGAGGTAGCAAGTGCACATGCAAAGAGTGCAAGACCAAGTGCAAAAAAAGTTGGACCATCAAAGTGTTCACTGCTACTCATGTTGTGTTTGATGATGAAGAGGCTGAAGATATGACTTGCTCATTGTTCTATGATGATGAAAACAAGTTAAAAGAAATCATAAAACTGACAGGGTTTAAGAAAATCTGGTCAGACTCTGGGGGAGACCTCTGCTTGCTGTCTACAGTCACTTGCAATGAAGAACTAAGTAAGAAACTGTCTGCTAAGATAAAGGAATTTAACAAGTGTTGGAGCTCTTTACAAAATATGCATGAAAAAGACAAAACTCAAGAAAGGTTAGTTATTCTTGTGTCGCATCCTCATGGCAGAGCTAAACGTATTTCATTTGGTTTCGGCATTGATATTGGTAGAATACAAGGCCACGACTTCAATAAGTTTGTCTACAGTTCTCCAACATGTCCGGGGACTAGTGGAGGTCCAGTTTACGTATTAGGAAACAATTTGTATGCAACTGAAATAGTTCATGGAGGTGCCCTAAATGATTTCACTGAGATCGAAAACATTTTTAAGAGAGAGCCAGCTTTAGTCACTAAGCTTTTCCCTTCCTATCAGACTGGCTCTTCAGTTATTCCTTTGTCATTTTCTTCAGTTTATTATACAGAAGATACAAGTTCAGAAATGGCTACGGAAAACTCTGAAGAattgaaaatattaaatatagacCCTAAATTTAAATTCTCAAATTACAGTGCAAGATGGTATCCAGATTTTATAACtaattttatatattcatttaaCTGGTTTCAAAATACATAA
- the LOC129922805 gene encoding uncharacterized protein LOC129922805 isoform X2 — MGQFLSNPFSKPRDLFYGQHEVGEATEEIVASLEDSGSLEKSVNANTKPVQDDCKKTVNGHRDMIAVKDFTINSLPEPYHKIDGIYNLTTCLIYLTVRIITKKVSSKRPEFVPNTDKECYPLYENRGNRHMGLGTGRICDVVEERGSKCTCKECKTKCKKSWTIKVFTATHVVFDDEEAEDMTCSLFYDDENKLKEIIKLTGFKKIWSDSGGDLCLLSTVTCNEELSKKLSAKIKEFNKCWSSLQNMHEKDKTQERLVILVSHPHGRAKRISFGFGIDIGRIQGHDFNKFVYSSPTCPGTSGGPVYVLGNNLYATEIVHGGALNDFTEIENIFKREPALVTKLFPSYQTGSSVIPLSFSSVYYTEDTSSEMATENSEELKILNIDPKFKFSNYSARWYPDFITNFIYSFNWFQNT; from the exons atgggtcAGTTTTTATCAAATCCATTTTCAAAACCGAGGGATTTATTCTAcg gTCAACATGAGGTTGGTGAGGCTACTGAAGAGATAGTGGCTAGTTTAGAGGATTCAGGTTCATTAGAAAAAAGTGTAAATGCTAACACCAAACCGGTTCAAGATGATTGCAAAAAAACAGTAAATGGACATAGAGATATGATAGCTGTTAAGGATTTTACCATAAACAGTCTCCCTGAACCTTACCACAAAATTGACGGTATTTATAATCTTACCACATGCTTAATCTACCTTACAGTCCGAATCATCACGAAAAAAGTCAGCAGCAAAAGGCCAGAATTTGTACCAAACACCGACAAAGAATGCTATCCTCTGTATGAGAATCGTGGAAATAGACATATGGGCCTCGGAACGGGTAGAATTTGTGACGTGGTTGAGGAACGAGGTAGCAAGTGCACATGCAAAGAGTGCAAGACCAAGTGCAAAAAAAGTTGGACCATCAAAGTGTTCACTGCTACTCATGTTGTGTTTGATGATGAAGAGGCTGAAGATATGACTTGCTCATTGTTCTATGATGATGAAAACAAGTTAAAAGAAATCATAAAACTGACAGGGTTTAAGAAAATCTGGTCAGACTCTGGGGGAGACCTCTGCTTGCTGTCTACAGTCACTTGCAATGAAGAACTAAGTAAGAAACTGTCTGCTAAGATAAAGGAATTTAACAAGTGTTGGAGCTCTTTACAAAATATGCATGAAAAAGACAAAACTCAAGAAAGGTTAGTTATTCTTGTGTCGCATCCTCATGGCAGAGCTAAACGTATTTCATTTGGTTTCGGCATTGATATTGGTAGAATACAAGGCCACGACTTCAATAAGTTTGTCTACAGTTCTCCAACATGTCCGGGGACTAGTGGAGGTCCAGTTTACGTATTAGGAAACAATTTGTATGCAACTGAAATAGTTCATGGAGGTGCCCTAAATGATTTCACTGAGATCGAAAACATTTTTAAGAGAGAGCCAGCTTTAGTCACTAAGCTTTTCCCTTCCTATCAGACTGGCTCTTCAGTTATTCCTTTGTCATTTTCTTCAGTTTATTATACAGAAGATACAAGTTCAGAAATGGCTACGGAAAACTCTGAAGAattgaaaatattaaatatagacCCTAAATTTAAATTCTCAAATTACAGTGCAAGATGGTATCCAGATTTTATAACtaattttatatattcatttaaCTGGTTTCAAAATACATAA